The Clostridium sporogenes genome contains a region encoding:
- the purF gene encoding amidophosphoribosyltransferase: protein MSMCYMLDDLNENMPFDLEEDKFKEECGVFGVFSKSNESKSAEVTYYGLYALQHRGQESAGIVVSDGEKFKYHKGMGLVSDVFSKETIKGLKGNSAIGHVRYSTTGASKSDNAQPIVGTYKLGSIAIAHNGNLVNAAVIRELLEDGGCIFQTSIDTEVLLNLIARSAKKGIDKAVVDAMQAIKGSYAIVILTEDKLIGARDPYGIRPMCLGKIGDDYLLSSESCAFDCVGGEFIRDIEPGEIVIIDQNGIESINFAEKTKCQTCAFEYIYFARPDSTMDGINVYESRVRAGKKLYEEYPVDADIVIGVPDSGIPAAVGYAEASKIPYGIGFIKNKYVGRTFIAPSQELREKAVSVKLNALKTNVEGKRVVIIDDSIVRGTTSKRLVQILRKAGAKEVHFRVSSPMVKYPCYFGIDTPYRKDLIGAHSEVEEIREKIGADSLAYISMGGLVETLHKDKDFCLGCFNGIYPISAPIEMPKDSLE from the coding sequence ATGAGTATGTGCTATATGTTAGATGATTTAAATGAAAACATGCCCTTTGATTTAGAAGAAGATAAGTTTAAAGAAGAATGTGGGGTATTCGGAGTATTTTCCAAAAGCAATGAATCAAAGTCAGCAGAAGTAACTTATTACGGATTATATGCTCTTCAACATAGAGGCCAAGAAAGTGCAGGAATAGTGGTATCTGATGGAGAAAAGTTTAAATATCATAAAGGCATGGGTTTAGTGTCAGATGTTTTTAGTAAGGAAACTATAAAGGGATTAAAGGGCAATTCCGCCATAGGTCATGTTAGATATTCCACTACAGGAGCTAGTAAATCAGATAATGCACAGCCTATAGTAGGTACTTATAAATTAGGCTCTATTGCCATAGCCCATAATGGTAATTTAGTTAATGCAGCAGTTATAAGAGAACTTTTAGAAGATGGTGGATGTATTTTTCAAACGTCTATAGATACAGAGGTGTTATTAAATTTAATAGCAAGAAGTGCTAAAAAAGGGATAGATAAAGCAGTAGTGGATGCAATGCAAGCTATTAAAGGATCCTATGCTATTGTTATACTTACAGAAGATAAGCTAATAGGTGCAAGAGATCCTTATGGAATAAGACCTATGTGCCTAGGTAAAATTGGGGATGATTATTTACTAAGCTCAGAAAGTTGTGCCTTTGATTGTGTAGGTGGAGAGTTTATAAGAGATATAGAACCTGGGGAAATAGTTATCATAGATCAAAATGGAATAGAGTCAATTAATTTTGCGGAAAAAACAAAATGTCAAACCTGTGCTTTTGAATATATATATTTTGCAAGACCAGATAGCACTATGGATGGCATAAATGTTTATGAATCAAGGGTTAGAGCAGGGAAAAAACTTTATGAAGAATACCCGGTGGATGCAGATATAGTTATAGGTGTTCCTGATTCTGGCATACCAGCTGCAGTAGGTTATGCTGAGGCTTCGAAAATACCATATGGCATAGGATTTATAAAAAACAAATATGTAGGAAGAACTTTTATAGCACCTTCTCAAGAATTAAGAGAAAAAGCTGTGTCTGTAAAATTAAATGCTCTTAAAACAAATGTAGAGGGAAAAAGGGTAGTAATAATAGATGATTCTATAGTAAGAGGAACTACTAGTAAAAGATTAGTACAAATATTAAGAAAAGCTGGAGCTAAGGAAGTTCATTTTAGAGTATCATCACCAATGGTTAAATATCCGTGTTATTTTGGAATAGATACTCCTTATAGAAAAGATTTAATAGGTGCTCACTCAGAGGTAGAAGAAATAAGAGAAAAAATTGGAGCAGATAGTTTAGCTTATATAAGTATGGGAGGCTTAGTAGAAACACTGCATAAAGATAAAGATTTTTGCTTGGGATGTTTTAATGGTATATATCCTATATCTGCACCTATAGAAATGCCTAAAGATAGTTTGGAATAG
- the purC gene encoding phosphoribosylaminoimidazolesuccinocarboxamide synthase: MEKKDMLYEGKAKKIFRTNDKDTVVVYYKDDATAFNGEKKGTIEDKGVMNNSITAMLFELLEKKGVKTHFIEKINEREQLCKKVEIVPLEVIVRNIAAGSMAKRLGLSEGRKLDTTVFEISYKNDDLNDPLINDYHAVAIGLTTFEELKEMYSIAEKVNDTLKEFFDEQGINLVDFKIEIGRFNGELLLADEISPDTCRLWDKNTGEKLDKDRFRRDMGNVKEAYMEILKRVNN; the protein is encoded by the coding sequence CGAATGATAAGGATACAGTTGTTGTGTATTATAAAGATGATGCCACAGCTTTTAATGGGGAAAAGAAAGGAACTATTGAAGATAAGGGAGTTATGAATAACTCTATAACAGCAATGTTATTTGAACTTTTAGAAAAAAAAGGCGTAAAAACACATTTCATAGAAAAGATAAATGAAAGAGAACAGCTTTGCAAAAAAGTAGAAATAGTTCCACTAGAAGTTATAGTTAGAAATATAGCAGCAGGAAGTATGGCAAAAAGATTAGGACTTTCAGAAGGAAGAAAATTAGATACTACTGTATTTGAAATAAGTTATAAAAATGATGATTTAAATGACCCTCTTATAAATGACTATCATGCAGTGGCTATAGGACTTACAACATTTGAAGAACTAAAAGAAATGTATTCTATAGCAGAAAAAGTAAATGATACATTAAAAGAATTCTTTGATGAGCAAGGAATAAATTTAGTTGATTTTAAAATAGAAATAGGAAGATTTAATGGTGAGCTTCTCTTAGCAGATGAAATATCCCCAGATACATGCAGATTATGGGATAAAAATACAGGAGAAAAGTTAGATAAAGATAGATTTAGAAGAGACATGGGAAATGTAAAAGAAGCTTATATGGAAATATTAAAAAGAGTCAATAATTAA